A window of the Sporosarcina sp. FSL K6-2383 genome harbors these coding sequences:
- a CDS encoding SDR family NAD(P)-dependent oxidoreductase produces MSTLVIVGAGPGLGLSLAEKFGNKDFKVALIARKQDKLDDYVVSLSKKNIKAAGFAADVTNEQQLADAFVKIREAFGQIDVLIYNAAVIAPVSATETTAELANQHLQVNIIGGIASAQQVIPEMLERQQGTIMFTSGGATELTATPFLTTLSIGKSGLRSYAHCLHEELAEKGIYVGMLSIAGVIEEGTYLSADNIASEYVDMYEKRDTVERFFIDEAEDSAAVLKDTYTK; encoded by the coding sequence ATGAGTACGTTAGTAATTGTAGGGGCAGGACCTGGTCTGGGTCTTAGTCTTGCGGAGAAATTTGGTAACAAGGATTTTAAGGTGGCATTGATCGCGAGGAAACAAGATAAACTAGATGATTACGTGGTTTCATTATCTAAGAAGAATATAAAAGCTGCAGGTTTCGCTGCAGATGTCACAAATGAACAGCAACTTGCGGATGCATTTGTAAAAATAAGAGAAGCATTTGGTCAAATTGATGTACTTATATATAATGCAGCTGTAATCGCACCAGTCTCTGCTACTGAAACAACGGCCGAATTGGCAAATCAACACTTACAAGTTAATATTATTGGTGGAATTGCAAGTGCGCAGCAGGTCATTCCAGAGATGCTTGAAAGACAACAAGGGACAATTATGTTTACGAGCGGCGGGGCTACCGAATTAACCGCGACGCCATTCCTTACTACGTTAAGTATAGGAAAGTCTGGACTACGCAGCTATGCTCATTGTCTGCATGAAGAACTAGCTGAAAAGGGTATTTATGTAGGTATGCTTTCTATTGCCGGGGTTATTGAGGAAGGTACCTATCTTTCAGCAGATAACATTGCAAGCGAGTATGTAGATATGTATGAAAAGCGTGACACTGTAGAACGATTTTTTATTGACGAAGCAGAAGATTCGGCTGCTGTTTTGAAGGATACGTATACGAAGTAA
- the rlmD gene encoding 23S rRNA (uracil(1939)-C(5))-methyltransferase RlmD: MSFSVNRNEKLNVFVEDLTHDGSGVAKVDGYPLFIPGALPGEEVYIQVGKTLKNYGFARLLKVTKESPDRVKPPCHVFSECGGCQMQHLSYEGQLVQKRKTVRDVMDRVAKLPHVPVHPVKGMDDPWRYRNKSQIPFSERDGKVVSGFYKSRTHHIVDTDICLIQSHEADDLMAMFKYELHMMGIDAYDEKTHLGMLRHLIVRKGRTTGEVMVVLVTRKKKFTQKDAAIELIKRVIPGVTSIMQNVNDQKTNVIFGDETILLYGKSVIVDSIGNIDFEISARSFYQVNPEQTEVLYGQALDYAQLTGDESVIDAYCGIGTISLFIAQQAKEVYGVEIVPQAIEDAKRNAELNDIDNAYFEAGAAEVVIPKWYADGKRFDVLVVDPPRKGCDEELLNTILEYKPKRVVYVSCNPGTLARDLRILEDGGYRTQEVQPVDMFPHSSHVECVAWLEI; this comes from the coding sequence ATGTCTTTTAGTGTAAATCGAAATGAAAAATTGAATGTCTTTGTAGAGGATTTGACGCATGACGGCTCGGGTGTTGCGAAAGTAGACGGCTATCCGCTGTTCATCCCTGGTGCGTTACCTGGTGAAGAAGTGTATATCCAAGTGGGCAAAACGTTGAAAAACTATGGCTTTGCACGATTGTTAAAGGTGACAAAAGAGTCGCCTGACCGTGTTAAACCACCTTGCCATGTATTCTCGGAATGCGGCGGCTGCCAAATGCAGCATTTGTCCTATGAGGGACAGCTCGTACAAAAACGAAAAACGGTGCGTGACGTGATGGATCGCGTTGCGAAGCTACCACATGTGCCTGTTCATCCTGTCAAAGGAATGGACGATCCGTGGCGCTACCGCAATAAATCACAAATCCCTTTCAGTGAGCGCGATGGTAAAGTCGTTTCAGGCTTTTACAAATCACGCACACATCACATCGTCGACACAGATATCTGCCTCATCCAAAGTCACGAGGCAGATGATCTGATGGCTATGTTTAAATATGAACTGCATATGATGGGCATTGACGCCTATGATGAAAAGACTCATCTCGGTATGCTTAGGCATTTAATCGTTCGTAAAGGGCGTACAACAGGCGAAGTGATGGTTGTGTTAGTGACACGCAAAAAGAAATTCACGCAGAAAGATGCTGCGATTGAATTGATCAAACGTGTCATTCCAGGCGTGACGTCCATTATGCAAAACGTCAATGATCAGAAAACGAATGTCATTTTCGGTGATGAAACGATTTTATTGTACGGAAAATCAGTCATCGTCGATTCCATCGGTAACATCGATTTTGAAATATCCGCCCGTTCCTTTTACCAGGTGAATCCAGAACAAACGGAAGTATTATATGGACAAGCACTTGACTATGCACAATTGACTGGGGATGAATCTGTCATTGATGCCTATTGTGGCATCGGTACGATCTCCTTGTTCATCGCCCAACAAGCGAAAGAAGTGTATGGTGTTGAAATTGTTCCACAGGCTATTGAAGACGCGAAACGTAATGCGGAATTGAATGACATCGACAATGCTTACTTTGAAGCAGGGGCAGCAGAAGTCGTCATTCCGAAATGGTACGCCGATGGTAAGCGATTCGATGTGTTAGTCGTCGATCCACCACGCAAAGGTTGTGACGAAGAGCTGTTGAATACGATTTTGGAATATAAACCGAAGCGTGTTGTGTATGTGTCGTGTAATCCAGGGACGCTTGCACGCGATTTACGTATTCTTGAAGATGGTGGGTATCGTACGCAGGAAGTGCAACCGGTGGATATGTTCCCGCATAGTAGTCATGTGGAGTGTGTCGCTTGGTTGGAGATTTAA
- the metG gene encoding methionine--tRNA ligase — MSIFIGGAWPYANGSLHLGHIAALLPGDILARYYRLKGDKVLYVSGSDCNGTPISIRADQEGITVKEVADRYHNEFTASFNKLGFTYDLYTRTDSPHHHQTVQKIFLTLLENGFLYKKEIEQMYCQHDQKFLPDRYVEGECPNCGAKSRGDQCDNCSSILDPLDLIKPVCKLCGNTPIKKTTEHFYFELSQFQEELEAVVEIASVNKAWRDNAIQLSKRYLKEGLQDRAVSRDIANGVSIPVKGFEDKKVYVWIEAVSGYYSASIEWAAQTGNDITEFWNENTTSYYVHGKDNIPFHSIIWPAILLGIKNPALPTHIISNEYLTLEKKKLSTSNNWAVWVPYILERYHADSIRYFLTTNAPENRDTDFSWREFISSHNAELLGAYGNFINRTLKFLEKSYGGEITTGEIDVAIDESIEQLYARIGQLIEEGHFKQALDEIFELIRGANKYFDREQPWKQLTEDRVACDNTLLTCVHIIANSAQLLSPFLPTSSDVVKAMLNLSEFKWQAIKKSAYQFATIKPLFERIDTVKIGEELAKLEAQSNSL, encoded by the coding sequence ATGAGTATTTTTATTGGAGGAGCATGGCCATACGCCAATGGTTCGCTACATCTAGGGCATATCGCAGCACTATTACCAGGTGATATTTTGGCACGTTATTATCGATTAAAGGGTGATAAAGTACTGTATGTTTCAGGAAGTGATTGCAACGGGACGCCGATCTCCATCCGGGCCGATCAAGAAGGGATAACCGTCAAAGAAGTGGCAGATCGCTACCATAATGAATTTACGGCTTCTTTTAACAAGTTAGGCTTCACCTATGATTTATACACAAGAACAGATAGTCCGCATCATCATCAAACCGTACAAAAAATATTTTTAACATTACTCGAAAATGGCTTTCTTTATAAAAAAGAAATTGAGCAAATGTATTGTCAGCATGACCAAAAGTTTCTGCCGGATCGCTATGTGGAAGGTGAATGTCCCAACTGTGGCGCGAAATCGCGAGGAGACCAATGCGACAATTGCTCTTCGATTTTAGACCCCCTAGATTTGATCAAACCCGTCTGTAAATTATGCGGCAATACACCAATTAAGAAAACAACGGAGCATTTTTATTTTGAATTAAGCCAATTCCAAGAAGAACTTGAGGCTGTTGTAGAGATTGCCTCTGTTAATAAAGCATGGCGAGATAATGCGATTCAATTGTCCAAACGCTATTTGAAGGAGGGGCTACAAGATCGTGCAGTTTCCAGGGATATCGCAAATGGCGTCAGTATCCCTGTCAAAGGTTTTGAAGATAAAAAAGTGTACGTATGGATTGAAGCAGTGTCAGGCTATTATTCCGCAAGCATCGAATGGGCGGCCCAAACGGGGAATGACATCACCGAATTTTGGAATGAAAACACGACATCCTACTATGTCCATGGCAAAGATAATATCCCTTTTCATTCCATCATTTGGCCAGCGATTTTGCTAGGTATCAAAAATCCAGCATTGCCCACACATATTATTTCCAATGAATATTTGACGCTCGAAAAAAAGAAGTTGTCGACGAGCAACAACTGGGCGGTGTGGGTTCCGTATATTTTAGAACGTTATCATGCGGATTCCATTCGTTACTTTTTAACAACGAATGCGCCTGAAAATCGTGATACTGATTTTTCATGGAGAGAATTCATTTCTAGTCATAATGCCGAGCTTCTTGGCGCATATGGTAATTTCATTAACCGGACATTGAAATTTTTAGAGAAATCATATGGTGGAGAAATTACAACAGGTGAAATAGACGTGGCGATTGATGAAAGTATTGAACAATTATATGCCCGTATTGGTCAGCTGATCGAGGAAGGACATTTTAAGCAAGCATTGGATGAAATCTTTGAATTGATTCGCGGTGCTAATAAATATTTCGACCGCGAACAGCCGTGGAAACAACTTACGGAGGATAGAGTGGCTTGCGATAATACATTACTAACATGTGTTCACATCATCGCAAATAGTGCTCAATTGCTGTCGCCATTTCTGCCCACTTCGAGTGATGTAGTGAAGGCTATGTTGAACCTATCCGAGTTCAAGTGGCAGGCAATCAAGAAATCAGCCTATCAGTTTGCAACGATTAAACCGTTGTTCGAGCGTATTGATACAGTCAAAATCGGGGAAGAGTTAGCAAAATTAGAGGCGCAAAGCAATTCGCTTTAG
- a CDS encoding cytochrome d ubiquinol oxidase subunit II, which yields MTLEILGISVLWTFLFGYILIGAIDFGAGFFNAYSLLTGKKRILTNIIQRYLSPVWEVTNVFLVFFFVGIIGFFPKTAFYYGTTLLVPVSIGVILLAIRGSYYAFETYGARGHKGYSFMYGVAGLLIPASLSIVLTISEGGFVEMVDGNPVLDYWVLFTSPLTWAIVVLSIVATLYISAVFLTWYANKARDVEATKLLRKYALIWALPTMITAGGIIVELRNHNPEHYSNIQNFWPMFLVSFLMFVGTVWLLWKRSKYGLAFLLLIGQFAFAFYGYGASHYPYLLYPYLTIYDSFTNPAMAISLIVVFIMGLGLLIPSLYLLMRLFLFDKDYVRGKGNYHA from the coding sequence ATGACGCTTGAGATACTTGGTATTTCGGTTTTATGGACCTTTTTGTTTGGGTACATCCTTATAGGGGCCATTGACTTTGGAGCTGGATTTTTCAATGCTTACAGCTTACTGACGGGGAAAAAACGTATTTTAACAAATATTATCCAGCGTTATTTATCGCCCGTTTGGGAAGTGACGAATGTTTTTTTAGTGTTCTTCTTTGTCGGGATTATCGGTTTCTTTCCGAAGACGGCGTTTTATTATGGGACCACATTGCTGGTTCCCGTTAGTATCGGCGTCATTTTATTAGCGATTCGTGGCTCGTATTATGCATTTGAAACGTACGGAGCACGTGGTCATAAAGGCTATTCGTTTATGTATGGAGTTGCGGGGCTACTCATTCCAGCTTCGCTTTCGATTGTGTTGACGATTTCAGAAGGCGGCTTTGTTGAAATGGTGGATGGCAATCCCGTACTCGATTATTGGGTGCTGTTTACGAGCCCATTGACCTGGGCGATTGTCGTGTTAAGCATTGTGGCGACGCTTTATATATCAGCTGTATTTTTGACGTGGTATGCCAATAAAGCGCGTGATGTAGAAGCGACGAAGCTGTTGCGGAAATACGCACTCATTTGGGCATTGCCGACAATGATTACGGCAGGAGGTATCATTGTTGAATTAAGAAATCACAATCCAGAGCATTATAGTAATATCCAAAACTTCTGGCCGATGTTTTTGGTGTCATTTCTGATGTTTGTCGGAACGGTTTGGCTGTTATGGAAACGTAGTAAGTACGGTTTAGCATTTCTATTACTGATTGGACAATTCGCCTTTGCCTTCTATGGTTATGGCGCATCCCATTATCCGTATTTGTTGTATCCATACTTGACGATTTACGATAGCTTCACGAACCCAGCGATGGCGATTTCGCTAATTGTCGTGTTCATCATGGGGCTTGGGTTGCTCATTCCGTCATTGTATTTGCTCATGCGTTTGTTCTTGTTTGATAAAGATTATGTCCGTGGAAAGGGCAACTACCATGCATAA
- a CDS encoding cytochrome ubiquinol oxidase subunit I — protein MGNEESVFFSRVLTETTLSFHIIYATIGVGVPLMIMIAQWVGIKKNDEHYILLARRWARGFVITVAVGVVTGTAIGLQLSLLWPNFMELAGNVIALPLFMETFAFFFEAIFLGIYLYTWDRFENQKKHLLLLIPVAIGASFSAVFITIVNAFMNAPQGFDIVNGELININPLLAMFNPAMPTKVAHVVATSYMTAAFVLASIAAFRLLKGSNHIYHKKALYLTMKVGLVFAIATAIIGDFSGKYLAEYQPEKLAAAEWHFETEGNAPLILYGVLDDKEVKYAIKIPFALSILAHNNPTAEVIGLDQFAEEDTPPLYIHYLFDIMVTIGIWMTVLSGVFWLGTKRRWKMVTTKWFRWLIVFGGPLSILAIEAGWWMAEVGRQPWILRGIMRTQDAATTSGQVDTMLILFSLLYLVLGVGSVVVLRRMFRNNPVEREIEDRETEKGGDML, from the coding sequence ATGGGGAACGAAGAATCAGTCTTTTTTTCACGTGTGTTAACGGAAACGACCTTATCCTTCCATATTATTTATGCGACGATTGGCGTTGGTGTTCCGCTTATGATTATGATTGCTCAATGGGTTGGAATTAAGAAGAATGATGAGCATTACATTTTACTTGCTAGGCGCTGGGCACGTGGCTTTGTTATTACAGTTGCTGTCGGCGTTGTAACCGGAACCGCGATTGGTCTGCAGTTATCTTTGTTATGGCCGAACTTCATGGAGCTTGCGGGAAATGTTATCGCACTGCCACTGTTCATGGAAACATTCGCATTCTTTTTTGAAGCAATTTTTTTAGGTATTTATTTATATACATGGGATCGATTTGAGAATCAGAAGAAGCATTTACTCTTATTGATTCCGGTAGCCATCGGGGCTTCATTTTCTGCGGTATTTATCACGATTGTCAATGCGTTCATGAACGCACCACAAGGGTTTGATATCGTTAACGGGGAGCTTATTAATATTAACCCGCTGCTTGCAATGTTTAATCCTGCAATGCCAACGAAAGTAGCGCATGTCGTGGCAACATCTTATATGACAGCGGCATTTGTGCTAGCGTCCATTGCGGCATTTCGCTTGTTGAAAGGTTCAAATCATATATACCATAAGAAAGCTCTATATTTGACGATGAAGGTTGGTTTGGTATTTGCGATTGCAACCGCGATCATTGGTGATTTTTCAGGAAAATATCTGGCTGAATATCAGCCAGAGAAATTAGCAGCGGCAGAGTGGCATTTTGAAACGGAGGGCAATGCACCGCTTATCCTGTATGGTGTGTTGGATGATAAAGAAGTAAAGTATGCGATTAAAATTCCGTTTGCATTATCGATATTGGCACATAATAATCCAACGGCAGAAGTGATTGGACTCGACCAATTTGCAGAGGAAGATACACCGCCCTTATACATCCACTATTTGTTTGACATCATGGTAACCATTGGTATTTGGATGACGGTGCTGTCCGGCGTGTTTTGGCTAGGTACAAAACGTCGTTGGAAAATGGTGACGACGAAATGGTTCCGTTGGCTCATAGTGTTCGGAGGACCGCTTTCCATCTTGGCGATTGAAGCAGGTTGGTGGATGGCTGAAGTGGGTAGGCAGCCGTGGATTCTGCGTGGTATCATGCGCACGCAAGATGCTGCTACAACGAGTGGTCAAGTAGATACAATGTTAATCCTGTTCTCGCTCCTCTACCTTGTTTTAGGGGTCGGTAGTGTCGTCGTATTACGACGGATGTTCCGTAACAACCCGGTTGAACGTGAAATTGAAGACCGTGAGACGGAGAAAGGCGGCGATATGCTATGA